The following coding sequences are from one Triticum dicoccoides isolate Atlit2015 ecotype Zavitan chromosome 4A, WEW_v2.0, whole genome shotgun sequence window:
- the LOC119286892 gene encoding probable inactive receptor kinase At1g48480 gives MRSRRTPPAAALAVLALLAAWGAATADLASDARALVAFRAAVGQRVAWNVADPTTVCAWTGVTCEGGRVAALRLPGAALAGAVPAGSLGNLTALHTLSLRLNALRGALPADLAAMAALRSVFLNGNRLSGDFPPAFLALPALVHLSLGGNGLSGAIPPALANLTRLKTLLLEENRFVGQIPDLPLPQLRDFNVSFNRLNGSIPASLRSRPRAAFLGMSSLCGGPLGPCPGEAPPSPAPAGKTPSPTTPGTNIPNSGNDERNDKKGNRLSGGAIAGIAIASVVGAALLLFLLICLCRRSGRTKTRALEMPPPSPSPAVIPGGRKPPELPTGAAVAPMATVGHPSGQQSTSGKKLVFFGSAAAVQPFDLEDLLRASAEVLGKGAIGTTYKAVLESSATVAVKRLKDVTMSEPEFRDRIADIGELQHEFIVPLRAYYYSKDEKLLVYDFMPMGSLSAVLHGSRGSGRTPLDLTIRSSIALAAARGIEYIHSTSSSTSHGNIKSSNILLSKTYQARVSDNGLATLVGSSSSGPSRATGYRAPEVTDPRRVSQKADVFSFGVLLLELLTGKAPSQAALNDEGVDLPRWVQSVVRSEWTAEVFDMELLRNQSSEEQMIQLLQLAIDCVAQVPDARPTMSHVVVRIEEIKMSGGSTEETDQQQQSALNQGDEMVEGPSSP, from the exons ATGCGGTCGCGGCGGACACCGCCGGCGGCGGCCCTCGCCGTCCTCGCGCTCCTCGCGGCGTGGGGCGCGGCGACGGCCGACCTCGCGTCCGACGCGCGGGCGCTCGTCGCCTTCCGGGCGGCGGTGGGCCAGCGCGTGGCCTGGAACGTGGCCGACCCCACCACCGTCTGCGCCTGGACGGGGGTCACCTGCGAGGGCGGCCGCGTGGCGGCGCTGCGCCTGCCGGGGGCCGCGCTGGCGGGGGCCGTCCCGGCGGGCTCGCTCGGGAACCTCACCGCGCTGCACACGCTCAGCCTCCGCCTCAACGCGCTCCGCGGGGCCCTCCCCGCCGACCTCGCCGCCATGGCCGCGCTCCGCAGCGTCTTCCTCAACGGGAACCGCCTCTCCGGCGACTTCCCGCCGGCCTTCCTCGCGCTCCCCGCCCTCGTCCACCTCTCGCTCGGCGGGAACGGCCTCTCCGGCGCCATCCCGCCGGCGCTCGCCAACCTCACGCGGCTCAAGACGCTGCTCCTCGAGGAGAACCGCTTCGTCGGCCAGATTCCCGACCTCCCGCTGCCGCAGCTGCGCGACTTCAACGTCTCCTTCAACCGGCTCAACGGATCCATCCCCGCCTCGCTCCGCTCCAGGCCGCGCGCGGCGTTCCTCGGGATGTCGTCCCTCTGCGGCGGGCCCCTGGGCCCTTGCCCTGGCGAGGCCCCTCCTTCTCCGGCTCCGGCGGGGAAGACGCCCTCGCCGACAACACCGGGGACGAACATCCCCAACAGCGGAAACGACGAACGAAATGACAAGAAGGGCAACAggctctccggcggcgccattgccgGAATCGCCATAGCCTCCGTCGTCGGCGCCGCGCTTCTCCTGTTCCTTCTCATCTGCCTCTGCCGCAGGTCGGGGCGCACCAAGACACGGGCCCTCGAGATGCCGCCTCCGTCTCCATCCCCCGCCGTCATCCCCGGCGGCCGAAAACCCCCGGAGTTGCCCACCGGCGCGGCCGTGGCGCCTATGGCTACCGTGGGCCACCCCAGTGGTCAACAATCGACTTCAGGGAAGAAGCTGGTCTTCTTCGGGTCAGCGGCCGCCGTCCAACCGTTCGACTTGGAGGACCTGCTCCGCGCGTCGGCCGAGGTCCTTGGCAAGGGTGCCATTGGGACGACCTACAAGGCGGTGCTTGAATCCAGCGCTACCGTGGCGGTGAAGCGGCTCAAGGATGTCACCATGTCCGAGCCTGAGTTCCGTGACCGCATTGCGGACATTGGCGAGCTTCAGCACGAGTTCATCGTGCCTCTCCGTGCTTACTACTACAGCAAAGATGAGAAGCTGCTTGTGTACGACTTCATGCCCATGGGGAGCCTTTCTGCAGTCTTGCACG GGAGCAGAGGTTCTGGTCGTACCCCACTTGACTTGACGATAAGATCAAGCATTGCCCTGGCTGCAGCCCGTGGGATCGAGTACATCCACTCTACAAGCTCTTCGACTTCGCACGGCAATATCAAGTCATCCAATATCCTCCTGTCGAAGACGTATCAAGCACGTGTTTCAGACAATGGCCTTGCCACCCTTGTTGGTTCATCATCATCTGGACCTTCTCGCGCCACTGGATACCGTGCTCCAGAGGTTACTGATCCCCGGAGGGTGTCCCAGAAGGCTGATGTGTTCAGCTTTGGTGTTCTCTTGCTGGAGCTGCTCACTGGCAAGGCCCCCAGCCAGGCTGCTCTTAACGACGAGGGCGTCGACCTGCCCAGGTGGGTGCAGTCCGTCGTGCGCTCTGAGTGGACTGCGGAGGTGTTTGACATGGAGCTCCTGAGGAACCAGAGCTCCGAAGAACAGATGATTCAGCTTCTACAACTTGCTATAGACTGCGTTGCCCAGGTCCCAGACGCCCGTCCGACGATGTCCCATGTCGTCGTGCGGATCGAGGAGATCAAGATGTCAGGTGGAAGCACCGAAGAAACTGATCAACAACAGCAGAGCGCCCTGAATCAGGGCGATGAGATGGTCGAGGGCCCCTCCTCGCCGTGA